A single region of the Arthrobacter sp. zg-Y20 genome encodes:
- a CDS encoding DUF3817 domain-containing protein yields the protein MSESAGTAKATPKKKKRRFGGTHAQIRSALGFYKVFAYVTGVLLLALVVEMVAKYGFNTEIIVGGVNLSIGVLILHGWMYVVYLLSDFRLWQLMRWPFSKFILIALGGVVPFLSFIVEGRVHKQVLAELDAHPEAAKRY from the coding sequence GTGAGCGAATCCGCAGGCACCGCCAAAGCAACCCCGAAGAAAAAGAAGCGCCGGTTCGGGGGTACGCACGCCCAGATCCGCTCCGCCCTGGGGTTCTACAAGGTCTTTGCCTACGTCACCGGCGTGCTGCTGCTGGCCCTGGTGGTGGAGATGGTCGCCAAGTACGGCTTCAATACCGAAATCATTGTGGGCGGGGTCAACCTGTCCATCGGCGTGCTGATCCTGCACGGCTGGATGTACGTGGTTTACCTGCTTTCGGACTTCCGGCTGTGGCAGCTGATGCGCTGGCCGTTCTCCAAGTTCATCCTCATCGCCCTCGGCGGCGTTGTGCCGTTCCTCTCCTTTATTGTCGAGGGACGCGTCCACAAGCAGGTCCTGGCCGAGCTCGACGCCCATCCTGAAGCGGCCAAGCGGTACTAA
- the guaA gene encoding glutamine-hydrolyzing GMP synthase: MTNPATDPIEERPVLVVDYGAQYAQLIARRVREADVYSEVVPHTYTTEQLLAKNPAAIILSGGPSSVYAEGAPTVHTDLFEAGVPVFGICYGFQAMAAALGGKVAKTGLREYGSTDARAVGGARSILEGTPEEQNTWMSHGDSVQEAPEGFDVLASTAGAPVAAFANEEKGLYGVQWHPEVKHSAHGQTVLENFLFKGAKLDRSWTTGNIVEEQVARIRAQVGTSRVICGLSGGVDSAVAAALVQRAVGDQLTCVFVDHGLLREGEAEQVERDFVAATGVNLYVANEQERFLSALAGVSDPETKRKIIGREFIRAFEEAERAIMAKAEAEGEPIRFLVQGTLYPDVVESGGGEGAANIKSHHNVGGLPEDMKFELVEPLRALFKDEVRAVGAELGLPAEIVGRQPFPGPGLGIRIVGEVTKERLDLLRRADAIARAELTAAGLDNEVWQMPVVLLADVRSVGVQGDGRTYGHPIVLRPVSSEDAMTADWSRLPYDLLARISNRITNEVDGINRVVLDVTSKPPGTIEWE, from the coding sequence GTGACTAATCCCGCGACTGACCCCATTGAAGAGCGGCCCGTCCTTGTTGTGGACTACGGAGCACAGTACGCCCAGTTGATTGCCCGCCGGGTGCGCGAAGCCGACGTCTACTCCGAGGTGGTTCCCCACACCTACACCACCGAGCAGCTGCTGGCGAAGAACCCGGCTGCCATCATCCTTTCCGGCGGCCCCTCCAGCGTTTACGCCGAAGGCGCCCCGACCGTGCACACCGACCTGTTCGAAGCCGGCGTGCCCGTATTCGGCATCTGCTACGGCTTCCAGGCCATGGCTGCCGCCCTGGGCGGCAAGGTGGCCAAGACGGGCCTGCGCGAGTACGGCTCCACCGATGCCCGCGCCGTCGGCGGTGCCCGGTCCATCCTTGAGGGCACCCCCGAGGAGCAGAACACGTGGATGAGCCACGGCGACAGCGTCCAGGAAGCCCCGGAAGGCTTCGACGTGCTCGCCAGCACTGCCGGAGCACCGGTGGCGGCCTTCGCGAATGAGGAAAAGGGCCTCTACGGCGTGCAGTGGCACCCCGAGGTCAAGCACTCCGCCCACGGCCAGACCGTGCTGGAGAACTTCCTCTTCAAGGGCGCCAAGCTGGACCGCAGCTGGACCACGGGCAACATCGTGGAAGAGCAGGTTGCCCGCATCCGCGCCCAGGTCGGCACTTCCCGGGTTATCTGCGGACTCTCCGGCGGCGTCGACTCCGCTGTAGCCGCCGCCCTGGTCCAGCGCGCCGTCGGCGACCAGCTGACCTGTGTCTTCGTGGACCACGGGCTGCTGCGTGAAGGCGAAGCCGAGCAGGTGGAACGCGATTTCGTGGCCGCCACCGGCGTCAACCTGTATGTGGCCAACGAGCAGGAGCGCTTCCTGAGCGCACTTGCCGGGGTGTCGGATCCGGAGACGAAGCGCAAGATCATCGGCCGCGAGTTCATCCGGGCCTTCGAAGAAGCCGAGCGGGCCATCATGGCCAAGGCCGAAGCCGAGGGCGAGCCCATCCGCTTCCTGGTCCAGGGCACCCTGTACCCCGACGTCGTCGAGTCCGGCGGCGGTGAAGGCGCAGCCAACATCAAGAGCCACCACAACGTGGGCGGGCTGCCCGAGGACATGAAGTTCGAACTCGTGGAGCCCCTGCGGGCGCTGTTCAAGGACGAAGTCCGCGCCGTGGGTGCCGAGCTCGGCCTGCCCGCCGAAATCGTGGGACGCCAGCCGTTCCCCGGCCCCGGCCTGGGTATCCGCATTGTCGGCGAGGTCACCAAGGAACGCCTGGACCTGCTCCGCCGTGCCGACGCCATTGCCCGCGCCGAGCTGACCGCTGCCGGCCTGGACAACGAGGTGTGGCAGATGCCGGTGGTCCTGCTCGCCGACGTGCGCAGCGTGGGCGTGCAGGGCGACGGCCGGACCTACGGCCACCCCATCGTCCTGCGCCCGGTCTCGAGCGAAGACGCAATGACAGCAGACTGGTCACGCCTGCCGTACGACCTGCTGGCACGTATTTCCAACCGCATCACCAACGAGGTAGACGGAATCAACCGCGTAGTGCTGGATGTCACGTCCAAGCCACCCGGAACAATCGAGTGGGAATAG
- a CDS encoding DUF4011 domain-containing protein, which produces MSEQNTGENPSDFLLPWLGQLGQHAGTDTLLHFTPSAANSIDLTHAHPSGLAQLLAGRRTRLSTLLRDPDQYGAAMKAGRLLRAKIYELGTDRGIDVGYMAAGTASWRYASDEALRPESLTAPVLLTPVALTIHASQDDYELQLTEKAALNPALVRHLQQEQGLDIDVDALTRLAYGTARFDPHPVLERLRAVTGSVRGINIEHRLLVSTFADLADLAEDPALDPAHPILRALIDAARDGSAAPASARPLDLPPLDDRDPADELLILDADRQQQEVLDLVNAGQSLVVSAPAGTGQTQTALNAVAALANAGKSVLVVAERRGTLNQFVSELDALQLGSLVLQVNAGLTQQQLKDQLIRAIVRNEKAQAPEVAGLHKVLLENRHQLRDHVKSLHNVRRRWGCSPYQAMQSLAELTSMSPAPATTVRLKRSVLDSITDRTELTGRLRRAAELGSFSRAATTSPWYGAKLLNRKETEEAYALTQTLATDLPALRAKVQDVAEHSEIRLGETFAQWGEQLELLVAVRESLDKFTPDIFDRPVTDLISATASSSWRRERGIDMSSMTRSRLRRVAKEYVRPGVHISDLHASLTEVQQQRATWTRYATTQRHPSVPTGLAEINRSYVLVKNQLDTLTGILAETPLHPDLASLQLDELEKQLSELAGDRQTLETLPERTLLLDEMRAQGLGELLDDLAERQVQPKHVGYELELAWWQSALEAMISGDDYLAMSDGNSLRRLEAEYRLADNAHIASGSARLRWSLASRWRSGVDRSAGAANQLRELIKDGELSLDSLCEQSEELVSALLPVWAASPLVLPMVLPEDRRFDTVVLLDAESTSLQSAVPALARASQVIAFGDSWLGGPRPFTIGVEPAGAPLQHVELLSAFDALERVLPTRTLSTVYRGTDKALLRQLSDSFYDGRLSMVPSAEEVTSGHRSLSVEYLADGTGMPSADHEGVESVAAEVNRVVDLVFEHIRRRPHHSLGVITASPRHAVRVAEAIRVQMANFPWAADFFTAKTESFRVVPVDRAVGMVRDCVIFSLGFGRTPHGRALHNFGPLSAPDGRKKFVTAMTRARYKQHVLTCFQPADLDRTRLGYGALDFYELIKRELEPETAKAVEGPATGGIMEEDPLVADLVERLRGRGAKVWDHYDGAIDIVAAAPLAGDSASMSVPLAIESDGTDRYRAMSVRERSRLRPQLLERRGWRYMPLWTIEVFSDPSACADLVGRYLGLPETDNAAPQPVNRGAAAGSTGTQPGGSATVTVTPHGSSRMRDRRAGSLPESTQGE; this is translated from the coding sequence GTGTCTGAGCAGAATACCGGGGAGAATCCCTCGGACTTCCTGCTGCCGTGGCTGGGACAATTGGGACAGCACGCCGGAACGGACACTTTGCTGCATTTCACCCCCTCAGCCGCGAACAGCATCGACCTGACGCACGCGCATCCCTCCGGCCTGGCCCAGCTGCTGGCCGGCCGCCGCACCCGCCTGTCCACGCTGCTGCGGGACCCGGATCAGTATGGTGCCGCCATGAAGGCCGGGCGCCTGCTTCGCGCCAAGATTTACGAGCTGGGCACCGACCGCGGCATCGACGTTGGGTACATGGCCGCCGGTACCGCCTCCTGGCGGTACGCCTCGGACGAGGCACTGCGCCCCGAGTCGCTCACCGCGCCGGTGCTGCTGACCCCCGTGGCCCTGACCATCCATGCCTCCCAGGATGACTACGAACTCCAGCTGACCGAAAAGGCAGCACTGAACCCCGCGCTGGTACGCCACCTGCAGCAGGAACAGGGCCTGGACATCGACGTCGACGCCCTGACCCGCCTGGCCTACGGCACCGCCCGCTTCGATCCGCACCCGGTGCTGGAACGGCTCCGGGCCGTCACCGGCAGCGTCCGCGGCATCAACATCGAGCACCGGCTGCTGGTATCCACCTTCGCCGACCTCGCGGACCTCGCCGAGGACCCGGCGCTGGACCCCGCGCACCCGATCCTCCGCGCGCTGATCGACGCCGCCCGCGACGGTTCTGCCGCGCCGGCCTCCGCCCGGCCGCTGGACCTGCCGCCGCTGGACGACCGCGACCCCGCAGACGAACTGCTGATCCTCGACGCGGACCGGCAGCAGCAGGAAGTCCTGGACCTGGTCAATGCCGGGCAGTCCCTGGTGGTCTCGGCTCCGGCCGGCACCGGGCAGACCCAAACGGCCCTGAACGCCGTCGCGGCCCTGGCCAACGCGGGCAAGTCAGTGCTCGTGGTCGCCGAACGCCGCGGCACCCTGAACCAGTTCGTGTCCGAACTCGATGCCCTGCAGCTGGGCTCCCTGGTCCTGCAGGTCAACGCAGGCCTCACCCAGCAGCAGCTCAAGGACCAGCTGATCCGGGCCATCGTGCGCAACGAGAAAGCCCAGGCCCCGGAAGTAGCGGGCCTGCACAAGGTCCTGCTCGAAAACCGGCACCAACTGCGGGACCACGTCAAGTCCCTGCACAACGTGCGCCGCCGCTGGGGCTGCTCGCCGTACCAGGCCATGCAGTCCCTGGCGGAGCTGACCAGCATGAGCCCCGCGCCGGCCACCACCGTCCGGCTCAAGCGGAGCGTGCTGGACAGCATCACGGACCGCACTGAGCTGACCGGACGCCTGCGCCGGGCCGCCGAACTGGGCAGTTTCAGCCGCGCGGCCACCACCAGCCCCTGGTACGGTGCCAAGCTGCTCAACCGCAAGGAAACCGAAGAAGCCTACGCGCTGACCCAAACCCTTGCCACGGATCTGCCCGCCCTGCGCGCGAAGGTCCAAGACGTAGCCGAGCACTCCGAAATCCGTTTGGGCGAAACCTTCGCACAGTGGGGCGAACAGCTGGAACTGCTGGTCGCCGTGCGCGAAAGCCTGGACAAGTTCACGCCGGATATTTTCGACCGCCCGGTCACCGACCTGATTTCCGCCACCGCCTCTTCTTCCTGGCGGCGCGAGCGCGGAATCGACATGAGCTCGATGACCCGTTCCCGCCTGCGCCGGGTGGCCAAGGAATATGTGCGTCCCGGCGTCCACATCTCGGACCTGCACGCGTCCCTGACCGAAGTGCAGCAGCAGCGGGCCACCTGGACCCGGTACGCCACCACCCAGCGCCACCCCTCGGTACCCACCGGCCTGGCGGAGATCAACCGGTCCTACGTGTTGGTCAAGAACCAGCTGGACACCCTGACCGGGATCCTGGCCGAGACGCCGCTGCACCCTGACCTGGCTTCCCTGCAGCTGGATGAGCTGGAGAAACAGCTCAGCGAGCTGGCAGGGGACCGCCAAACACTGGAAACGCTGCCCGAGCGCACCCTGCTTCTGGATGAAATGCGGGCCCAGGGCCTGGGCGAACTGCTGGATGACCTGGCCGAACGGCAGGTCCAGCCCAAGCACGTGGGTTATGAACTGGAACTGGCCTGGTGGCAGTCCGCGCTGGAAGCCATGATCAGCGGTGATGATTACCTGGCCATGTCCGACGGCAACAGCCTGCGCCGCCTGGAAGCGGAATACCGGCTCGCGGACAATGCCCACATCGCCTCCGGCAGTGCCCGCCTGCGCTGGAGCCTGGCCTCACGCTGGCGTTCCGGCGTCGACCGCTCCGCGGGAGCTGCCAACCAGCTGCGCGAGCTGATCAAGGACGGCGAGCTGTCCCTGGACAGCCTCTGCGAGCAGTCCGAGGAACTCGTCTCGGCCCTGCTGCCCGTGTGGGCTGCCAGCCCCCTGGTGCTGCCGATGGTCCTGCCCGAGGACCGGCGCTTCGACACGGTGGTCCTGCTGGATGCCGAGTCCACCAGCCTGCAGTCCGCGGTGCCCGCCCTGGCCCGCGCCTCCCAGGTCATTGCCTTCGGCGACAGCTGGCTGGGCGGACCGCGGCCGTTCACCATTGGTGTGGAACCGGCCGGGGCGCCGCTGCAGCACGTTGAACTGCTCAGTGCGTTTGACGCACTGGAGCGTGTGCTGCCCACCCGAACCCTGTCCACTGTGTACCGGGGGACTGACAAGGCGCTGCTGCGCCAGCTCAGCGACTCCTTCTATGACGGCCGGCTCTCCATGGTGCCGAGCGCTGAAGAGGTCACCAGCGGCCACCGTTCCCTGTCCGTGGAATACCTGGCCGACGGCACCGGCATGCCCAGTGCCGACCATGAGGGTGTGGAAAGCGTGGCGGCCGAGGTCAACCGCGTGGTCGACCTGGTCTTTGAACACATCCGCCGCCGCCCGCACCACTCCCTGGGCGTTATCACGGCCAGCCCGCGCCATGCCGTCCGGGTAGCCGAGGCCATCCGTGTACAAATGGCCAACTTCCCCTGGGCAGCTGACTTTTTCACCGCCAAAACCGAGTCCTTCCGGGTGGTTCCGGTGGACCGGGCCGTGGGAATGGTGCGCGACTGCGTGATCTTCTCCCTGGGCTTCGGCCGCACCCCGCACGGCCGTGCGCTGCACAACTTCGGCCCTCTCTCGGCACCGGACGGACGCAAGAAATTCGTCACGGCCATGACCCGCGCCCGCTACAAGCAGCATGTACTCACCTGCTTCCAGCCGGCGGACCTAGACCGGACCCGGCTGGGATACGGAGCGCTGGACTTCTACGAACTGATCAAACGCGAACTGGAGCCGGAAACGGCCAAGGCCGTGGAAGGACCGGCAACCGGTGGCATCATGGAAGAGGACCCGCTGGTCGCGGACCTGGTCGAGCGCCTGCGCGGACGGGGCGCCAAGGTGTGGGACCACTACGACGGCGCCATCGACATTGTCGCGGCCGCGCCCCTGGCCGGAGACTCGGCCAGCATGTCGGTTCCGCTGGCTATCGAGTCCGACGGCACGGACCGGTACCGGGCCATGTCCGTCCGGGAACGCAGCCGCCTGCGTCCGCAGCTGCTGGAGCGCCGCGGTTGGCGGTACATGCCGTTGTGGACCATTGAGGTCTTCAGCGATCCGTCGGCCTGCGCCGACTTGGTCGGCCGCTACCTGGGCCTGCCCGAAACGGACAATGCGGCACCGCAGCCGGTGAACCGCGGAGCGGCGGCCGGCAGCACCGGCACGCAGCCGGGCGGCAGCGCCACCGTCACGGTGACCCCGCACGGCAGCAGCCGGATGCGCGATCGGAGGGCCGGATCCCTTCCGGAGAGCACGCAAGGAGAATGA